In Scomber japonicus isolate fScoJap1 chromosome 7, fScoJap1.pri, whole genome shotgun sequence, one genomic interval encodes:
- the LOC128361454 gene encoding alkaline phosphatase-like yields MAWKHKIIFTGLLSLISVQWALSVPEEELHASYWNNKGRQALHTALNVEPNIHLAKNLILFLGDGMGVPTVTAARILKGQLAGKSGEETSLVMDTFPHLALSKTYNVDQQMPDSAGTATAYLCGVKANYGTLGVSASTTRYNCSTTFGNEVESVLHRAKRAGKSVGIVTTTRVQHASPSANYAHSADRGWYDDSDLPAEAVQNGCRDIAYQLINNTEINVILGGGRQYMFPTTVQDPEYPTVKGSRIDGQDLVQEWLKNKKNAKYVWNKADFDAVNPSNTDFLMGLFEPRDCRYELERDASTDPSLTEMMEKAVKILSKNEKGFYLFVEDDGRIDHGHHRGNAKRALYETVEFDRAIGRAAELTSELDTMTVVTADHSHVFAFGGYSARGNSVFGVSREVADDNKNFTTAVYGNGPGYQIANGTRPDVNDSVSSDNEYRQQAPVPLGSETHGIEDVAIFAKGPMSHLFHGVQEQSYIAHAMAYAACLEPYVDCKLPPNHARLIHPSLLLLLMGLLFLSLCSV; encoded by the exons ATGGCCTGGAAACACAAGATCATTTTTACTGGATTACTGAGTTTGATTTCAGTGCAGTGGGCTTTGTCTGTTCCAG AGGAAGAGCTCCATGCCAGCTACTGGAACAACAAAGGGAGGCAGGCTCTTCACACTGCCCTGAATGTTGAGCCTAATATCCACCTAGCCAAGAACCTCATCCTCTTCCTGGGGGACG GTATGGGTGTACCGACAGTGACCGCTGCCCGTATCCTCAAAGGCCAATTGGCAGGAAAATCTGGAGAGGAGACCAGTCTGGTTATGGATACCTTCCCTCACCTGGCGCTGTCTAAG ACATATAACGTGGACCAGCAGATGCCAGACAGTGCTGGCACAGCCACAGCATACTTATGTGGAGTGAAGGCCAATTATGGCACCTTGGGTGTCAGTGCTTCCACCACGAGGTACAACTGTAGTACCACCTTTGGTAATGAAGTTGAATCTGTTCTGCACCGTGCCAAGAGAGCAG GAAAATCAGTTGGAATTGTCACCACCACCCGAGTGCAGCATGCCTCTCCTTCTGCAAACTATGCTCACAGTGCTGACAGAGGCTGGTATGATGACTCTGATCTCCCCGCTGAAGCAGTCCAAAATGGCTGCCGTGATATTGCATATCAGCTGATTAATAACACAGAGATAAAT GTCATTCTGGGTGGAGGTCGTCAGTACATGTTTCCCACAACCGTGCAGGACCCAGAGTATCCAACCGTTAAAGGATCCCGAATTGATGGACAGGATCTTGTTCAAGAGtggctgaaaaataaaaag AATGCTAAATATGTTTGGAACAAAGCAGATTTTGATGCTGTCAATCCTTCAAATACGGACTTCCTGATGG GTCTCTTTGAGCCCAGGGACTGTCGCTATGAGTTGGAGCGTGATGCATCCACGGACCCATCCCTCACTGAGATGATGGAGAAAGCAGTCAAGATTCTCAGCAAGAACGAGAAAGGATTTTACCTCTTTGTGGAAGATGA CGGGAGAATTGATCATGGTCACCATAGAGGGAACGCCAAAAGAGCGCTCTATGAAACTGTCGAGTTTGACCGGGCTATTGGGAGAGCAGCTGAACTCACCAGTGAGCTGGACACCATGACTGTGGTCACTGCAGACCACTCCCATGTCTTTGCCTTTGGAGGATATTCTGCCAGAGGAAACTCTGTTTTCG GCGTGTCTCGTGAAGTAGCAGATGACAACAAAAACTTTACCACTGCTGTGTATGGAAATGGGCCAGGATACCAGATTGCAAATGGCACTCGCCCAGATGTAAATGACTCAGTTTCAT CGGATAATGAATACCGCCAGCAGGCACCTGTACCTCTTGGTTCAGAGACCCATGGCATAGAAGATGTAGCCATCTTTGCAAAAGGTCCCATGTCACACCTCTTCCACGGGGTCCAGGAGCAGAGCTACATTGCCCACGCCATGGCTTACGCTGCCTGTTTGGAGCCCTATGTGGACTGCAAACTCCCACCCAACCACGCCAGATTGATCCACCCCAGCCTGCTTCTCCTCCTGATGggcctcctttttctctccctctgttctgTATGA